ttttttttcatggagCTTGGCATAATAATCCACGGGACACATAAAGTACAAACCAGAAAGATTAGCATGGCGACTAGTACCAATTGCTGTTTCAGAAGACAATACGAATGGCTGAAAAATGCCATCATTACATACAAACAAATATTAGTGGGTGAACGAGAAAATTACTTGCTTATTCATAGTAAACAAATACACCTTATGCGTCCTTTAAAAAAATGCAGCAAGTATGCTAATAGCAATGTTCCTTCTGTCGAATGATGAAATTAACACATCTGAAGATTCAGCAATCAGTATGCATATTTGCTAGCTTTCACAATGAAGGTCCCAGCAATCATACCTCCTCAAACTACATTCCGAAGCACAGACAAGTACGCCAACAGAATTCCAATCAATTCGCACTGCTTTGCAACAGTTGATTCATTTTCACTAAGGACCGATCTACAACATTCACATGTATACTGACGGATCTGTATAAGATATGACATCATACAAGCCAATGGCTTGATGCAGAGGTACAATGGCACAGAAACTAAAAGAACTTACAAAGAGGCATGGTAACACATAGGCAGATGCTATGTAGGAACGAAATAGAGCTCATTACTGGGATGCTGCTTCCACCAAGCTAACAACACAATGATTAACACAACGCAGATGAAAGGAATTAATCGACTGAGAAGACTGTTTGTTTCACTTTTCTTCGTTCCACTCATCTTTTGATTCTCAGCAGCATCAGCATTGCGTACTTCACATGGAGTCCGCGCACTATCAGAACGCCTGCTGTTGGTTGGGAACTTCAGGTCTTCAGTCAGCAAGTCTGTACTCTGTGCATGGCATTGGTTGCTCTGATGAATAGACTTGCAGTAGCCTTTCCTTTCCTCAAATTCACCATCCTTTTGAACCAAAAGATGATCTGGGCACTGTATCTGCCTAAAAGCTAGGCTTTTAGGTAGGCGGTGGCTCTCTCTTTCTGAATCACTGCAAGAGGTGAAAGAGTAGACCTGCTTCCTTGGAGTTGATAAAGCTTGCCGCCTGTACACCTGGGTTCACGGCAAAAATAAGAGCTATGAATTCACTTTAATCTACAAACTCTGTAATATTCTGAAACTTCATTGCGCAAACCAAAGTTCTGAAAAATGGACATCAACACAAATATTTACACATCTATTGAATTACCATAGCCCACCCTCAAGAAGATGTAGATGATATTTATTGCACATATAAAAGAAGCTTATGAATAcagaaggaaatgaaaatatCAGTTGCTTCTGCACCAAAATTCAAGTGATCATTTTCAGTATCATTCAAGGAACAACGTGAATACAGATAATATTCCAAAGGGCAATGATAGTAACTCATATGCTATGCTTTAACATGCTAAGTATATCAAAGATCTAAAATTTCTCAGTTTAAATGATGATCTGCCATATACCTGATTAGTAGCTCGAGGTGTTAAGCAAGTAGGACATGGGTCACCAACTCTTGTCAACACATCTGAGCACCTCCTACTTGCCTTAACAAGTCCAGAAGAATTAGATTGTCCTATTGTACCCATAGTATCACGACAATCAGGTGCTGAAATGTGGAAAAACTCATCATCCGACATTGCATGTGAAAAGTGAGATCCACTACTCCAAAGGCGCCGCCTTGCACGTGTGCTTCCAAGAATATCAGCACATTGTCCAAGTGGCGGCTGAGAATCTAAGTCATTAAATGAACGAACAGATTGCACCTCACAAGGAGATTCACTAGAGCCACTGTCTCTAGTATCCGCATCATCAATTGGAGAATTTGACCCATTCCTGCTATGCCTCCCACTACAGTTTACCAATGGACTAAGTTTTTTGCGATCTCCACATTCATCCTGCCTCTCAAGTAGCTTAGCAGTCTCGGCTGCCTGAAAAGCTGCAGTGCAGATATCTGGAATATAGCCACCTTGGCATTGCTCCAAAGCTTGGATAATGCTGCTGATCTCTGAAGATATTATCCTCATATTCAACCTTTTCATGATGGAATGTATCATTTGAATGGATGACATAATCATCTGAGAATTGCTAGCCTTAGTGCTATGATCCAATATCTGTAATCCAGATCTTATCAATGATCGCCCATAAGGCTCAAGTGTCAAAGTATTATATTTTGACAGAGCAACCACCAAGCTTAAGTGCATAACAGTGTGACAGTGAGCCTCCTCTAGAGCCCCCGAGACCTTCAAGCAGACAccattgaccaactcattggaTGCGAATTGCCAATAATTGGACTGGACAAGAGCAGTGATACAAAGAGCAGAACCAGAAGAGATGCTCTTGTTGGTGTTCATCAAGCAATCTGATAAGGGACGGCAAAGGGAGCTAATAATCTCAGATTTCTCTTCTTCCCTACCCAGAGGATCAATGCCATAGCGGGACAATGTGCAAACCACCTTGGAGCAACCAGCACTATGCAAGGACCCTGATGACATAATCCTGACGATTGCTGAAACAATCTGCCCGATGTATGGTACAATGTTACGGCCTTGAGCTTCTGCAGCAGTCTCAAAAATGCATAAGATCTCCTCCATAGAGTACGAGCTTGGCTTATCAGAGGCGCACACACGGGCCAGAAATGGAGGAAGT
This sequence is a window from Setaria italica strain Yugu1 chromosome III, Setaria_italica_v2.0, whole genome shotgun sequence. Protein-coding genes within it:
- the LOC101755523 gene encoding protein SINE1, with the protein product MAGSVGVGEYSELDDSMMDSIDHKPSFRGLKLYVKDLDSNTLPPFLARVCASDKPSSYSMEEILCIFETAAEAQGRNIVPYIGQIVSAIVRIMSSGSLHSAGCSKVVCTLSRYGIDPLGREEEKSEIISSLCRPLSDCLMNTNKSISSGSALCITALVQSNYWQFASNELVNGVCLKVSGALEEAHCHTVMHLSLVVALSKYNTLTLEPYGRSLIRSGLQILDHSTKASNSQMIMSSIQMIHSIMKRLNMRIISSEISSIIQALEQCQGGYIPDICTAAFQAAETAKLLERQDECGDRKKLSPLVNCSGRHSRNGSNSPIDDADTRDSGSSESPCEVQSVRSFNDLDSQPPLGQCADILGSTRARRRLWSSGSHFSHAMSDDEFFHISAPDCRDTMGTIGQSNSSGLVKASRRCSDVLTRVGDPCPTCLTPRATNQVYRRQALSTPRKQVYSFTSCSDSERESHRLPKSLAFRQIQCPDHLLVQKDGEFEERKGYCKSIHQSNQCHAQSTDLLTEDLKFPTNSRRSDSARTPCEVRNADAAENQKMSGTKKSETNSLLSRLIPFICVVLIIVLLAWWKQHPSNELYFVPT